From one Amycolatopsis sp. FDAARGOS 1241 genomic stretch:
- a CDS encoding AraC family transcriptional regulator — MSERSELVLDRPDPLSDVLSLVAVRPSAPASLTAGGDWAVRFGGAAHAKVITVTAGSAWLVPEDAPPVLLEPGDCYVVGRDAAYVTASAPDVPPVESRSLFVDSAGRVGSAADTALVGGTLDFADPAMAVLLEDLGSAARITDAHTAAVLNSTLRLLAFETSAAQPGGAVMREHLTQILSLQVLRSLLGPGGAPGWLGAFRDPAVGAALTAMHRHPGAPWTVARLAAVARMSRTVFATRFKALVGFAPMDYLLHRRMTGAAQDLADGKTVAAVATRWGYSSESAFSAAFKRVTGRSPASTRSR, encoded by the coding sequence ATGAGCGAACGTTCGGAGCTCGTGCTGGATCGTCCGGACCCGCTGTCGGACGTGCTGTCGCTGGTGGCCGTCCGCCCGTCCGCCCCCGCGTCGCTGACAGCCGGCGGCGACTGGGCGGTGCGCTTCGGCGGTGCCGCGCACGCGAAGGTGATCACCGTGACAGCTGGTTCGGCGTGGCTGGTGCCGGAGGATGCGCCGCCGGTGCTGCTGGAGCCGGGCGACTGCTACGTCGTCGGCCGGGATGCCGCGTACGTGACGGCCAGCGCTCCGGACGTGCCGCCGGTGGAGAGCCGTTCGCTGTTCGTGGATTCGGCCGGCCGGGTCGGCTCCGCCGCGGACACCGCGCTGGTGGGGGGCACCCTGGACTTCGCGGACCCGGCCATGGCCGTGCTGCTGGAGGACCTGGGCTCGGCGGCCCGCATCACCGACGCCCACACGGCGGCGGTGCTGAATTCGACCCTGCGGCTGCTGGCCTTCGAGACGTCCGCGGCCCAGCCCGGTGGCGCCGTGATGCGGGAGCACTTGACCCAGATCTTGTCCTTGCAGGTCTTGCGGTCGCTGCTCGGCCCGGGTGGTGCGCCGGGCTGGCTGGGCGCGTTCCGCGACCCCGCCGTCGGTGCGGCGCTGACGGCGATGCACCGGCACCCGGGTGCCCCGTGGACAGTCGCGCGGCTGGCCGCCGTGGCGCGCATGTCGCGGACGGTGTTCGCCACCCGCTTCAAGGCACTGGTGGGCTTCGCGCCGATGGACTACCTGCTGCACCGCCGCATGACCGGCGCGGCCCAGGACCTGGCCGATGGCAAGACCGTGGCTGCTGTCGCGACACGGTGGGGGTACAGCTCGGAAAGCGCGTTCAGCGCGGCGTTCAAGCGGGTCACGGGACGTTCCCCGGCGAGCACGCGCAGTCGCTGA
- a CDS encoding ROK family transcriptional regulator, producing the protein MLREINDRAAIEALLRSGPLTRAELEVVIGLSKPATAQLLTRLEQDNLVGKAGERAGGGRGPRAQLWAVNGSLAHVAAVDLTPHVTDFVIADVAGTIGAEYQVQLPVHENADVIGTFGKALKHVTRKAGLALDDLANVVIGAQGAFDPRTGLLSSAPHIPGWLGFDVPAKLSEELGLAVTIENDVNLVAVEEMTAGKARDVDDFVMVWLSEGVGGAVVIGRRLLRGATGGGGEIDWMRVPDPATVDTGDRWPEAGARFGNLVDSPGITRLAKAHGLSAETGPAAVAEARTQGRQAFLDDLARRVAGGLASLVAVADPQLILLSGETSRAGGEEFAATVAEKLHALVLPRTPVALASVQGNAVRAGALQSALATAREDVFGVVTPTLRGSRRPTEGTAGAPHPALPSSAPSPTE; encoded by the coding sequence ATGTTGCGCGAGATCAACGACCGCGCGGCGATCGAGGCGCTGCTGCGGAGCGGGCCGCTCACGCGCGCCGAGCTCGAGGTGGTCATCGGCCTGTCGAAGCCGGCCACAGCGCAACTGCTCACGCGCCTGGAGCAGGACAACCTGGTGGGCAAGGCGGGCGAGCGCGCGGGCGGCGGACGCGGACCGCGCGCGCAGCTGTGGGCCGTGAACGGCAGCCTCGCGCACGTCGCCGCCGTGGACCTGACGCCGCACGTCACGGACTTCGTGATCGCCGACGTGGCGGGCACGATCGGCGCGGAGTACCAGGTGCAGCTGCCCGTCCACGAGAACGCCGACGTGATCGGCACGTTCGGCAAGGCGCTCAAGCACGTCACCAGGAAAGCCGGCCTCGCACTCGACGACCTGGCCAACGTCGTCATCGGCGCGCAGGGTGCGTTCGACCCGCGCACAGGTCTGCTGTCCTCCGCGCCGCACATCCCCGGCTGGCTCGGGTTCGACGTCCCCGCGAAGCTCAGCGAAGAGCTCGGCCTCGCCGTGACCATCGAGAACGACGTGAACCTCGTGGCCGTCGAGGAGATGACCGCTGGGAAGGCCCGGGACGTCGACGACTTCGTGATGGTCTGGCTCTCCGAAGGGGTCGGTGGCGCCGTCGTCATCGGGCGGCGGCTGCTGCGCGGTGCGACGGGCGGCGGAGGCGAAATCGACTGGATGCGCGTACCCGACCCGGCCACTGTGGACACCGGCGACCGCTGGCCCGAAGCCGGCGCGCGGTTCGGCAACCTCGTCGACTCGCCCGGCATCACGCGCCTGGCGAAGGCCCACGGCCTCAGCGCCGAGACCGGGCCCGCCGCCGTCGCCGAGGCGAGGACCCAAGGCCGCCAAGCGTTCCTCGACGACCTCGCCCGCCGTGTCGCCGGGGGCCTGGCGAGCCTCGTCGCCGTCGCCGACCCGCAGCTCATCCTGCTGTCGGGCGAAACCAGCCGCGCCGGTGGCGAGGAGTTCGCCGCCACCGTGGCCGAGAAGCTGCACGCGCTCGTCCTGCCACGAACGCCCGTCGCGCTGGCTTCAGTGCAGGGCAACGCCGTGCGCGCGGGCGCCCTGCAGTCCGCGCTCGCCACCGCCCGTGAAGACGTCTTCGGCGTCGTCACCCCCACGCTCCGCGGGTCGCGCAGACCCACGGAGGGCACAGCGGGAGCGCCTCACCCGGCACTTCCGAGCTCAGCCCCGTCCCCGACCGAGTAA
- a CDS encoding 6-phospho-beta-glucosidase, producing the protein MKLAVVGGGSTYTPELVDGIAGRRSSLDIDEIVLIDPDAYRVEAVGGFSRRLLGHAGHPARVRTTASLEEGVDGASAVLIQLRVGGQKARASDETFPHVCGCLGQETTGAGGLAKALRTVPVVLDIAERVRKVAGDDTWIVNFTNPVGIVTRALLQEGHRAVGLCNVAINLQRKFAKLLGASTDAVRLVHTGLNHLSWERGVLVDGVDRLPELLERHAEYLGEEVTAPVEWMRRMNAVPSYYLKYYYAHDAQVAKQLTERPRAEVVSDVEEELLKIYLDPEQVTKPESLEKRGGAYYSEAAVQLVHALTGGGPAEEHVVNLRNDGTFGFLPDDAVIEVSSTVDSTGARPIPQQAVEPRFAGLIAAVTAYEFLALEAAVKGGRDRVADALLAHPLIGQYTKAGRLADELVTRNRDFLPWARA; encoded by the coding sequence ATGAAGCTGGCAGTCGTCGGTGGCGGGTCCACCTACACGCCGGAGCTGGTCGACGGCATCGCGGGGCGGCGGTCCAGTTTGGACATCGACGAGATCGTGCTGATCGACCCCGACGCCTACCGGGTGGAAGCGGTCGGCGGGTTCAGCCGGCGGCTGCTGGGCCACGCCGGCCACCCGGCCCGGGTGCGCACCACCGCGAGCCTCGAAGAGGGCGTCGACGGTGCGTCGGCGGTGCTCATCCAGCTGCGCGTCGGCGGACAGAAGGCGCGCGCGTCCGACGAGACGTTCCCGCACGTCTGCGGCTGCCTCGGCCAGGAGACGACAGGCGCGGGTGGGCTCGCCAAGGCCCTGCGGACGGTGCCGGTGGTGCTCGACATCGCCGAACGCGTGCGCAAGGTCGCGGGTGACGACACGTGGATCGTGAACTTCACGAACCCCGTCGGCATCGTCACGCGCGCACTGCTGCAGGAGGGGCACCGCGCGGTCGGGCTGTGCAACGTCGCGATCAACCTGCAGCGCAAGTTCGCGAAGCTGCTGGGTGCGTCGACCGACGCGGTACGGCTCGTCCACACCGGACTCAACCACCTGAGCTGGGAACGCGGGGTGCTCGTCGACGGTGTCGACCGGCTGCCCGAGCTGCTGGAGCGCCACGCCGAGTACCTGGGCGAGGAGGTGACCGCGCCAGTCGAGTGGATGCGGCGGATGAACGCCGTGCCCTCGTACTACCTGAAGTACTACTACGCGCACGATGCGCAGGTGGCCAAGCAGCTCACCGAACGGCCGCGCGCCGAGGTCGTGAGCGACGTCGAGGAGGAGCTGCTCAAGATCTACCTCGACCCGGAGCAGGTCACCAAGCCGGAGTCGCTCGAGAAGCGTGGTGGCGCGTACTACTCGGAGGCCGCGGTGCAGCTCGTGCACGCGCTCACCGGTGGTGGGCCGGCCGAGGAGCACGTGGTGAACTTGCGCAACGACGGTACGTTCGGCTTCCTGCCCGACGACGCCGTGATCGAGGTATCGTCCACTGTGGATTCCACCGGGGCGCGGCCGATCCCGCAGCAGGCGGTGGAGCCGCGGTTCGCCGGGCTGATCGCGGCCGTGACGGCGTACGAGTTCCTCGCGCTGGAAGCCGCGGTGAAGGGCGGGCGCGACCGTGTGGCCGACGCGCTGCTGGCCCACCCGCTGATCGGCCAGTACACCAAGGCCGGCCGGCTGGCCGACGAGCTCGTGACGCGCAACCGCGATTTCCTGCCGTGGGCGCGCGCATGA
- a CDS encoding carbohydrate ABC transporter permease yields MTSVLEAKTPSAPAKVRAGSARAKRRRTVFFFMAPATLGFLIFFGYPLIATVYYSFTRYDLINPPQWIGFDNYVRMFTSEPLVKTAAYNTLWLVIVLTICRVLFSLGVASVISRLKSGVGLVRTLCYLPTLAPPAAATLAFVFVFNPQFGPVNRFLHLVGIDGGLWFNSPAMAKPSLTLLALWGSGELMIIILAALLDVPVEQYEAAELDGAGPIRRFWHVTLPSISPVLLFGVVNSMIYALQFFTQAIVAASASAGTADVAGNSKLIGAPENSTLTYPIWLYVQGFRYFNMGYAAAMAVLLFIVSAAFTWVLVRQLRKTQHQEEGA; encoded by the coding sequence ATGACCTCCGTTCTGGAAGCCAAGACCCCGTCCGCACCGGCGAAGGTGCGGGCGGGGTCGGCCCGGGCCAAGCGCCGTCGCACGGTGTTCTTCTTCATGGCGCCGGCGACGCTGGGGTTCTTGATCTTCTTCGGGTACCCGCTCATCGCCACCGTCTACTACTCATTCACCCGCTACGACCTGATCAACCCGCCGCAGTGGATCGGGTTCGACAACTACGTGCGCATGTTCACCAGCGAGCCGCTGGTGAAGACCGCCGCGTACAACACGCTGTGGCTCGTGATCGTGCTGACGATCTGCCGGGTGCTGTTCTCGCTCGGCGTCGCGTCGGTGATCTCGCGGCTGAAGTCGGGCGTCGGCTTGGTCCGGACGCTCTGCTACCTGCCGACGCTCGCCCCGCCGGCCGCGGCGACGCTCGCGTTCGTCTTCGTGTTCAACCCGCAGTTCGGCCCGGTGAACCGGTTCTTGCACCTCGTCGGCATCGACGGCGGGTTGTGGTTCAACAGCCCCGCGATGGCGAAGCCGTCGCTCACGCTGCTGGCGCTGTGGGGCTCGGGTGAGCTGATGATCATCATCCTCGCCGCGCTGCTCGACGTGCCGGTCGAGCAGTACGAGGCGGCCGAGCTCGACGGCGCCGGCCCGATCCGCCGGTTCTGGCACGTCACACTGCCCTCGATTTCGCCGGTGCTGCTGTTCGGCGTGGTCAACTCGATGATCTACGCGCTGCAATTCTTCACGCAGGCCATCGTCGCGGCGTCCGCCTCGGCGGGCACGGCCGACGTGGCCGGCAACTCGAAGCTCATCGGCGCGCCGGAGAACTCGACACTGACCTACCCGATCTGGTTGTACGTGCAGGGTTTCCGCTACTTCAACATGGGTTACGCGGCGGCGATGGCCGTGCTGCTGTTCATCGTGTCCGCGGCGTTCACGTGGGTTCTCGTCAGGCAGTTGCGCAAAACCCAGCACCAGGAGGAGGGAGCATGA
- a CDS encoding N-acetylglucosamine kinase: MSDPAAPAVVAIDGGNSKTEVLVVSREGAVLAEARGPGASPQNVGVAGCVAALETLVLAAVTSAGLPSTRPFGVHTSAYLAGLDFPREEAALHEALSARGWSSTLHVGNDVLALLRAGSSDGTGVAVVCGAGINGAGVGPDGRVHRFPALGKISGDWGGGYRLGEEALWWAVRAEDGRGPSTALRAAVSGFFGVPRVFDVVQGLHFKEIDSARIHGLCPLLFAVAADGDEVAQQVVTRFVEEVSVFAAVILRRLDLTQGTPEVVLGGGVLTGVGPAVIAEIERRCLKVAPRAQVRVVDVNPVVGAALFGLDELGASAVAKAALKAATQRS, from the coding sequence ATGAGCGACCCGGCCGCGCCCGCGGTCGTGGCCATCGACGGGGGGAACAGCAAGACCGAGGTGCTCGTGGTGTCGCGCGAGGGTGCCGTGCTCGCCGAAGCGCGCGGCCCCGGCGCGTCGCCGCAGAACGTCGGTGTCGCCGGGTGCGTCGCCGCGCTGGAGACGCTGGTGCTGGCGGCGGTGACGTCGGCGGGCCTGCCCTCGACGCGGCCGTTCGGCGTCCACACGTCGGCCTACCTCGCGGGGCTCGACTTCCCCCGGGAGGAGGCGGCGCTGCACGAGGCGTTGTCCGCGCGCGGCTGGAGTTCAACGCTGCACGTGGGCAACGACGTGCTCGCCCTGCTGCGGGCCGGCAGCTCCGACGGCACGGGCGTGGCGGTGGTGTGCGGCGCCGGGATCAACGGCGCCGGCGTCGGCCCGGACGGGCGAGTGCACCGCTTCCCCGCGCTGGGCAAGATCTCCGGCGACTGGGGCGGCGGCTACCGCCTCGGCGAAGAGGCCCTGTGGTGGGCGGTGCGGGCCGAGGACGGCCGGGGCCCGTCGACGGCGCTGCGGGCGGCGGTCAGCGGGTTCTTCGGGGTACCCCGGGTGTTCGACGTCGTGCAGGGCCTGCACTTCAAGGAGATCGACTCCGCCCGGATCCACGGCCTGTGCCCGTTGCTGTTCGCCGTCGCGGCCGACGGGGACGAGGTCGCGCAACAGGTGGTGACGCGGTTCGTGGAGGAGGTCAGCGTGTTCGCGGCCGTGATCCTGCGGCGGCTGGACCTGACCCAGGGCACGCCTGAGGTCGTGCTCGGCGGGGGAGTGCTGACGGGGGTCGGCCCCGCGGTGATCGCCGAGATCGAACGGCGCTGCCTGAAGGTGGCGCCACGGGCGCAGGTGCGGGTGGTCGACGTGAACCCGGTGGTGGGCGCCGCGCTGTTCGGTTTGGACGAACTGGGAGCCTCGGCGGTGGCCAAGGCCGCGCTGAAGGCGGCGACCCAGCGGAGCTGA
- a CDS encoding extracellular solute-binding protein: MAPTTRVRRIARRRGSLLLSAAAAATLLVTTACGAAAPSGSGDAAAPPNKDDKLTLTVYSKFTDREYGVVTAALNKLKAKYPNITINHEGNQDDDKLTQSIRGGNPPDVAISFYTDNLGAWCSTGSFTDLKPYLDRDKIDVNQIPEAVRNYTSYQGKRCAMPMLADVYGLYYNKDMFAAHGISSPPKTTTELFEDAKKLTEFNPDGSIKTMGFIPSMPFYANQAQYWAPNFGAQFIGPDGKSSISSSPGWKAMFEFQKKLIDFYGGHDKVEKFKAGLGDEYSADNGFQKGKLAMMYDGEFRTAFIKDQTPNLNYATAPAPVLDSMADHYGAGFATGTIIAIPKGAKNPGAAWELIKQVTLDTDTLVDMANGLKNVPSTTASLTSPKLDVPPQFKTFLDIYGSGKLVANPSTPIGDAFLKAVNDFAEKWQAGSVPDLDAGLKQVDAQVNDELAQKGAGG; the protein is encoded by the coding sequence ATGGCCCCCACGACCCGCGTCCGCAGGATCGCGCGAAGGCGCGGTTCTCTGCTGCTGTCCGCCGCGGCGGCCGCCACGCTGCTGGTGACCACGGCCTGCGGCGCGGCCGCGCCGAGCGGCTCGGGCGACGCCGCGGCGCCGCCGAACAAGGACGACAAGCTCACCCTCACCGTCTACAGCAAGTTCACCGACCGCGAGTACGGCGTGGTCACCGCCGCGCTGAACAAGCTGAAGGCCAAGTACCCCAACATCACCATCAACCACGAGGGCAACCAGGACGACGACAAGCTCACCCAGTCGATCCGCGGCGGCAACCCGCCCGACGTGGCCATCTCCTTCTACACCGACAACCTCGGCGCCTGGTGCTCCACCGGCAGCTTCACCGACCTCAAGCCCTACCTCGACCGCGACAAGATCGACGTGAACCAGATCCCCGAAGCGGTCCGCAACTACACGTCCTACCAGGGCAAGCGCTGCGCCATGCCGATGCTCGCCGACGTCTACGGCCTCTACTACAACAAGGACATGTTCGCGGCGCACGGCATCAGCTCGCCGCCGAAGACCACGACCGAGCTGTTCGAGGACGCGAAGAAGCTGACCGAGTTCAACCCCGACGGCTCGATCAAGACGATGGGCTTCATCCCGTCGATGCCGTTCTACGCCAACCAGGCGCAGTACTGGGCCCCGAACTTCGGCGCGCAGTTCATCGGCCCGGACGGCAAGTCGTCGATCTCGTCCAGCCCCGGCTGGAAGGCGATGTTCGAGTTCCAGAAGAAGCTCATCGACTTCTACGGTGGCCACGACAAGGTCGAGAAGTTCAAGGCCGGTCTGGGCGACGAGTACTCCGCCGACAACGGCTTCCAGAAAGGCAAGCTGGCCATGATGTACGACGGTGAGTTCCGCACCGCGTTCATCAAGGACCAGACGCCGAACCTGAACTACGCCACCGCACCCGCGCCGGTGCTCGACAGCATGGCCGACCACTACGGCGCCGGCTTCGCCACCGGCACGATCATCGCGATCCCCAAGGGCGCCAAGAACCCAGGTGCCGCCTGGGAGCTGATCAAGCAGGTCACGCTCGACACCGACACGCTCGTGGACATGGCCAACGGCCTCAAGAACGTGCCCAGCACCACGGCTTCGCTGACCTCCCCGAAGCTCGACGTGCCGCCGCAGTTCAAGACGTTCCTCGACATCTACGGCAGCGGCAAGCTCGTCGCCAACCCGTCGACGCCGATCGGCGACGCGTTCCTCAAGGCGGTCAACGACTTCGCCGAGAAGTGGCAGGCCGGGTCCGTGCCGGACCTCGACGCCGGCCTCAAGCAGGTCGACGCGCAGGTCAACGACGAACTGGCGCAGAAGGGCGCCGGCGGATGA
- a CDS encoding SRPBCC domain-containing protein, with translation MTETKTVQVNRVYIRATPQAIWDAITKPEWTQKYGYSGLAEFDLRQGGKHRTKPTQEFVDAGFTSDLLDGEVLESDPPRRLVITWKLLMDPSLIAEPYTTLTYDIEETKTAGTRLTVTHDVTGAPAHAALVSGSQENVDAGPGENAGGGWAWVLSDLKSVLETGKGIAAA, from the coding sequence ATGACCGAGACGAAGACCGTGCAGGTCAACCGTGTGTACATCCGCGCGACGCCGCAGGCGATCTGGGACGCGATCACCAAGCCGGAGTGGACGCAGAAGTACGGGTACTCCGGCTTGGCCGAGTTCGACCTGCGCCAGGGCGGCAAGCACCGCACCAAGCCGACGCAGGAGTTCGTCGACGCCGGGTTCACCAGTGACCTGCTCGACGGCGAGGTGCTGGAGTCCGACCCGCCCCGGCGGCTCGTGATCACGTGGAAGCTGCTGATGGACCCGAGTCTCATCGCCGAGCCGTACACCACGCTGACCTACGACATCGAAGAGACGAAGACCGCGGGCACCAGACTCACGGTGACTCACGACGTCACCGGTGCCCCCGCGCACGCGGCCCTGGTGTCGGGCTCGCAGGAGAACGTCGATGCCGGGCCCGGCGAGAACGCGGGTGGCGGCTGGGCGTGGGTCCTCTCGGACCTCAAGTCCGTGCTGGAGACAGGGAAGGGCATCGCGGCGGCCTGA
- the nudC gene encoding NAD(+) diphosphatase: protein MTVPFALGTLPTLSRSTVDRQEMLRTNPERLLEKWSEARVVLLDDTGRTPVAEGGSSLATRKAIDFGTEPPADAVFLGEWEDTDYWSLPGRAEGDADTVKMAGSWGVVEEVPRADGEIWVELRGYGDQLDDTSAGLFTTAQALRHWRRQARFCTRDGSPTNLVHFGWASKCEAKGHEEYPRTDPAVICLVHDEDGVNGSHVLLARQPIWPPGRYSVLAGFVEAGESLEGCVSREIGEEVGVDVTDIRYLGSQPWPFPRSIMLGFTARASRSQPLVPADGEIEEALWVSRAELREAFRNSGTDVTTPIAEGAAQILLPGNSSIARVMLKAWADAEE, encoded by the coding sequence ATGACCGTCCCGTTCGCCCTCGGCACCCTGCCGACACTGTCACGTTCCACTGTGGACCGCCAGGAGATGTTGCGCACCAACCCGGAGCGGCTCCTCGAGAAGTGGTCCGAGGCCCGCGTCGTGCTGCTCGACGACACCGGCCGCACCCCGGTCGCCGAGGGCGGCTCGTCGCTCGCCACCCGCAAGGCCATCGACTTCGGCACGGAACCGCCGGCCGACGCGGTGTTCCTCGGCGAGTGGGAGGACACCGACTACTGGTCGCTCCCGGGCCGTGCCGAGGGCGACGCGGACACGGTGAAGATGGCCGGCAGCTGGGGTGTGGTCGAAGAGGTGCCCCGCGCGGACGGCGAGATCTGGGTCGAGCTGCGCGGCTACGGTGACCAGTTGGACGACACGTCGGCCGGCCTGTTCACCACCGCCCAAGCGCTGCGCCACTGGCGGCGCCAGGCCCGCTTCTGCACCCGCGACGGTTCGCCCACGAACCTCGTTCACTTCGGCTGGGCCAGCAAGTGCGAGGCCAAGGGCCACGAGGAGTACCCGCGCACCGACCCCGCGGTGATCTGCCTGGTCCACGACGAAGACGGGGTCAACGGGTCCCACGTGCTGCTCGCGCGCCAGCCCATCTGGCCGCCCGGCCGCTACTCCGTCCTCGCCGGCTTCGTCGAAGCCGGCGAGTCGCTGGAGGGCTGCGTCTCCCGCGAGATCGGCGAGGAGGTGGGGGTGGACGTGACGGACATCCGCTACCTGGGCAGCCAGCCGTGGCCGTTCCCGCGTTCGATCATGCTGGGTTTCACCGCCCGGGCTTCCCGCTCGCAGCCCTTGGTGCCGGCGGACGGCGAGATCGAAGAAGCGTTGTGGGTCTCCCGGGCCGAGCTGCGCGAGGCCTTCCGCAACAGCGGCACCGACGTCACCACCCCGATCGCGGAGGGTGCGGCGCAGATCCTGCTGCCGGGGAACTCGTCGATCGCCCGTGTGATGCTGAAGGCGTGGGCGGACGCCGAGGAGTGA
- a CDS encoding carbohydrate ABC transporter permease, which produces MTTISAPAPAPAPPRVQFRRRWDKRLGFIATHAVGIALGVIFMLPLLFVFLTAVMKSDQAMTASLWPTEWHFENFVEVFKKAPLLEYFGNSLLYSALATVGALVSAIPAAYGLAKLKWRGQNLFFMLTVAAMMLPPQVTVVPLYDLWVRMGLTGTLVPLIVPYFFFDAFSIFLLRQFFLTIPKDYLEAAKIDGCNEFHAMTRVLLPMAKPGIAATAMFCFLFTWNDYFGPLLYTGENQEHWPLSLAIASFRGMHHVEWNLTMAATALIMAPVIVLFVFAQKSFVKGITFTGVKG; this is translated from the coding sequence ATGACCACCATTTCGGCTCCCGCGCCGGCTCCGGCGCCGCCCCGTGTGCAGTTCCGGCGCCGCTGGGACAAGCGGCTCGGGTTCATCGCGACGCACGCGGTCGGCATCGCGCTCGGCGTGATCTTCATGTTGCCGCTGTTGTTCGTGTTCCTCACCGCGGTGATGAAGAGCGACCAGGCGATGACGGCGAGCCTGTGGCCCACGGAATGGCACTTCGAGAATTTCGTCGAGGTGTTCAAGAAAGCGCCGCTGCTGGAGTACTTCGGCAACAGCCTGCTCTACTCGGCGCTGGCGACGGTCGGCGCGCTCGTTTCGGCGATCCCGGCGGCCTACGGGCTGGCGAAGCTGAAGTGGCGCGGCCAGAACCTGTTCTTCATGCTCACGGTGGCCGCGATGATGCTTCCGCCGCAGGTCACGGTCGTGCCGCTGTACGACCTGTGGGTGCGGATGGGCCTCACGGGCACTCTCGTTCCGCTGATCGTGCCGTATTTCTTCTTCGACGCGTTCTCGATCTTCCTGCTGCGCCAGTTTTTCCTTACCATCCCCAAGGATTACCTGGAAGCGGCCAAGATCGACGGCTGCAACGAGTTCCACGCCATGACCCGGGTGCTGCTCCCCATGGCCAAGCCCGGAATCGCGGCCACCGCGATGTTCTGTTTCCTGTTCACCTGGAACGACTACTTCGGACCGCTGCTCTACACCGGCGAGAACCAGGAGCACTGGCCGCTGTCGTTGGCCATCGCGTCGTTCCGCGGCATGCACCACGTGGAGTGGAATCTCACGATGGCCGCGACCGCGCTGATCATGGCACCGGTGATCGTGCTGTTCGTGTTCGCGCAGAAGTCGTTCGTCAAGGGCATCACTTTCACGGGAGTCAAGGGATGA
- a CDS encoding helix-turn-helix transcriptional regulator, whose translation MHDDDLIFKALADPTRRLLLDRLFEHDGQTLTELESEVDMTRFGVMKHLKLLEQAGLVVTRKEGREKRHFLNPVPIREIHDRWIDKYTERHVSALTELKAELEREPPK comes from the coding sequence GTGCACGACGACGACCTGATTTTCAAGGCGCTGGCGGATCCCACCCGCCGGTTGCTGCTGGATCGGTTGTTCGAGCACGACGGCCAGACGCTGACGGAGCTGGAGTCCGAAGTGGACATGACCCGGTTCGGGGTCATGAAGCACCTGAAGCTGCTCGAGCAAGCCGGGCTGGTCGTCACCCGGAAGGAGGGGCGGGAGAAGCGGCACTTCCTGAATCCCGTGCCCATCAGGGAGATCCACGACCGGTGGATCGACAAGTACACCGAGCGCCACGTGTCGGCGCTGACGGAACTGAAGGCCGAGCTGGAGAGGGAGCCACCGAAATGA